The Hymenobacter oligotrophus genome has a window encoding:
- a CDS encoding T9SS type A sorting domain-containing protein: MQSSLPAAAAKQQAPARAVAPPASSDDKNILVYPNPSSDVVYVSFTGFEGRKTELRLLNVIGTVVYRETITELNNRFTRRLDLSRYASGLYYVKIDSDNTSVMRKLVIR, translated from the coding sequence TTGCAAAGCAGTTTACCCGCCGCGGCTGCCAAGCAGCAGGCGCCGGCGCGGGCAGTAGCGCCCCCAGCTTCTTCCGACGACAAGAACATCTTGGTGTACCCCAACCCCAGCTCGGATGTGGTGTACGTGTCGTTTACCGGCTTTGAGGGCCGCAAAACCGAATTGCGCCTGCTCAACGTGATTGGCACCGTGGTGTACCGCGAAACCATTACGGAGCTGAATAACCGCTTTACGCGCCGCCTCGATTTGAGCCGTTACGCCAGCGGGCTGTACTACGTCAAGATTGACTCCGACAACACGAGCGTAATGCGCAAGCTGGTGATTCGCTAG